The sequence TCATCAGGTCTGCGGCGTGGAACATGTCCGGGTATTTCAATGGTTTATCCTCACCCTCAGTTACCGAAAGGATCACCACCTTGTGCGCCTCGCCGAGATCAAAGGCGGCGGGGCATACCAGATTGCCGACATTCTCAATGAACAGCAGGCTCTTATCTTCCGGAGTCAGGTCGCCAATGGCGTGACCGACCATGTGGCCATCGAGATGGCAGCCTTTGCCTGTATTGATCTGTACGGCTTTCACTCCCGTAGCGCGGATGCGTTCGGCATCGTTGGCTGTCTGTTGGTCGCCCTCGATTACCGAGATCGGGAAAGCGCTGTTCAGTGCTTCAATGGTTTTCGTCAGCAGCGTGGTTTTACCGGCACCGGGGCTGGAGACAAGATTCAGCGCCAGGATGCCGCGCTCGGCAAAGTGGCGGCGGTTGGCGGCTGCATAACCGTTGTTTTTGGCAAGAATATTCTGCTCAATACTGATCAGGCGCGCTTGAGAGAGGCCTGCAACATGTACGCCTGCTTCACCTTTGCTGTAGTCGTGGTCATGGCTATGTGCATGACTGTGATTATTATGCTTATGGTCGTGATGATGGTCGTGGTCATGAGGATGCCCATGATCATGTTTATCCTCTTCACCGCATCCGCATACAGTACACATTATTCGACCTCCATATCTTTGATGCGCATGGCATCACCGGCTCTGATCTCCAGTGGGTAGTGTTCACACAGGGGGCAGGCATCGTATCGCTGTCCGATCTCTACCTCTTTTTGGCACGCTACGCACCAGCCGCTACCGGGGATATGGTCAATCTCCAGCCTTGCGCCATCGGCAATGGTTCCTTTGCTGGCCGCATCAAAGGCGAAGCGCATCGCTTCAGGCTCAACACACGAGAGCCTGCCGATCTCCAGCCGGATGCTTTTCACCTTGTTGTAATTCTGAATAGAGGCTTGTTCTTCGGCTATTTCGATGATGCCTTCACACAGTGACATCTCATGCATGGGTAACTCCAGAGGGGCAGGCATTCTAAACTATCCAGAATGCTCTGCAAGGCGTGATAGTCATGGCGAAGAAATGAGCAATGGGTGTGGCTCTTGGATAAGGGGGCAGGCCTCTTTTTTTGCTTACCGGCCGTTTTTCGACCATCGAGGTTCGGCCAACTTCAGACATTCAGTTTAGTTCAGCCTAAAAATATTTGCATAGCCATGAGGCATCAGTAATCGCAACTAATTCAAGCCATTATGGCTACTTATTATTGGGACACGACCATTTATTGAGATTGAATAAAATTCTGTCATCATGAATTCTACCTTCAGCATTATCCAAGCCACAATTCTTATCACATTGAAGAAACAAGCATATATG comes from Mariprofundus aestuarium and encodes:
- the hypA gene encoding hydrogenase maturation nickel metallochaperone HypA, whose protein sequence is MHEMSLCEGIIEIAEEQASIQNYNKVKSIRLEIGRLSCVEPEAMRFAFDAASKGTIADGARLEIDHIPGSGWCVACQKEVEIGQRYDACPLCEHYPLEIRAGDAMRIKDMEVE
- the hypB gene encoding hydrogenase nickel incorporation protein HypB; its protein translation is MCTVCGCGEEDKHDHGHPHDHDHHHDHKHNNHSHAHSHDHDYSKGEAGVHVAGLSQARLISIEQNILAKNNGYAAANRRHFAERGILALNLVSSPGAGKTTLLTKTIEALNSAFPISVIEGDQQTANDAERIRATGVKAVQINTGKGCHLDGHMVGHAIGDLTPEDKSLLFIENVGNLVCPAAFDLGEAHKVVILSVTEGEDKPLKYPDMFHAADLMILNKVDLLPYLDFDLKSCIAYARRVNPGIKILQLSASSGEGMENWFAWLRATRELSLIGMD